Proteins found in one Rhodobacter capsulatus SB 1003 genomic segment:
- a CDS encoding efflux RND transporter permease subunit: MNDPREDDLPTAGLGLAGRLTRGFIGSALTPLFVLAALAVGLVALGALPREEEPQISVPMVDIHLQAPGLKAEDAMKLVTEPMETIITSINEVEHVYSQTNDDAALVMARFIVGTSSDAAILRVHEKVKANLDRIPKGIPEPIIVGRGIDDVAIMSLTLSARPGSPIGAADLTRIARELQTEVTKIENVGLTYLVGEAREVIRIAPDPERLALYGITLQQLSAKVEQANRSFSTGRLRDQGQQIDLVAGKTLTAPAEIAGLLLTARDGRPVYVADVADVAYVPDTSEHLVANVTRAGDQLTRSPAVTLAIAKRAGANAVIVGEKIHERLAELEGSLIPESVDLAFTRDYGETANEKANELLFHLGLATISIIALVFFAIGGRESIVVAIVIPVTILLTLFAANAMGFTLNRVSLFALIFSIGILVDDAIVVIENIARHWAMPGPGSRVRKAIEAVAEVGNPTIVATLTVVAALLPMLAVAGLMGPYMSPIPAVASAAMVFSFFVAVIITPWLMVKIAGRADMSGHEGGAHAHGGKLGALYARVARPVLATKRASWAFLLATIVLSFGSLGLLYTKDVTVKLLPFDNKSELSVVIDLPEGSSVEATDAVAQQVAAAVTRLPEVISVQTHAGTASPFNFNGLVRHYYLRGRPWEGDVQINLAGKDARDRTSHEIALQVRQIVTALPVPAGTVLKTVEPPPGPPVIATLLAEVYGPDAETRRAAAGQIETAFRSVPFVVDVDTSFGEQARRLRATIDPDNLDFYAVEESDVFDTLGLLNGQTTVGYSHRGAERMPLPIVMERAKGAKVMDAATLSTPIPANLLPGARGVVELGDVVTVTPETTSFPIFRHNGRAAEMVTAELAGTFEAPLYGMLAVGEAIEAMDWAPGTKPEISLHGQPEDESHVTLLWDGEWEVTWVTFRDMGGAFGIALVGIYILVVAQFGSFRLPLVVLTPVPLTFLGIMLGHMMFSAPFSATSMIGFIALAGIIVRNSILLVDFIRHADRTGKTEIEILIEAGAIRFKPILLTAVAAMIGAAVILFDPIFQGLAISLLFGLLSSTLLTVLVIPAIYRIFKT; the protein is encoded by the coding sequence ATGAATGATCCGCGCGAAGACGATCTGCCCACCGCGGGGCTCGGGCTTGCGGGCCGTCTGACCCGGGGCTTCATCGGCTCGGCGCTGACGCCCCTGTTCGTGCTGGCGGCGCTGGCTGTCGGGCTGGTGGCGCTTGGCGCGCTCCCGCGCGAGGAAGAGCCGCAGATCTCGGTTCCGATGGTCGATATCCATCTTCAGGCGCCGGGCCTGAAGGCGGAAGATGCGATGAAGCTTGTGACCGAGCCGATGGAGACGATCATCACCTCGATCAACGAGGTGGAACATGTCTACAGCCAGACGAATGACGATGCCGCGCTGGTGATGGCGCGGTTCATCGTCGGCACCTCGTCGGATGCGGCGATCCTGCGCGTGCATGAAAAGGTCAAGGCGAACCTTGACCGCATTCCCAAGGGCATCCCCGAGCCGATCATCGTCGGGCGCGGCATCGACGATGTGGCGATCATGTCGCTGACGCTCTCGGCCAGGCCCGGCAGTCCGATCGGCGCGGCCGATCTGACGCGGATTGCGCGCGAATTGCAGACCGAGGTGACAAAGATCGAGAACGTCGGCCTGACCTATCTCGTCGGAGAGGCGCGCGAGGTGATCCGCATCGCCCCCGACCCGGAGCGGCTGGCGCTTTACGGCATCACGCTGCAACAGCTTTCCGCCAAGGTCGAACAGGCGAACCGCAGCTTTTCGACCGGCCGCTTGCGTGATCAGGGCCAGCAGATCGACCTTGTGGCGGGCAAGACGCTGACCGCGCCCGCCGAGATCGCCGGGCTTTTGCTGACCGCCCGCGATGGCCGCCCCGTCTATGTCGCCGATGTGGCCGATGTCGCCTATGTGCCCGATACGTCGGAACATCTGGTGGCCAATGTCACCCGCGCGGGCGATCAGCTGACCCGCTCCCCCGCCGTCACGCTGGCCATCGCCAAACGCGCCGGGGCGAATGCGGTGATCGTGGGCGAAAAGATCCACGAGCGGCTGGCGGAGCTGGAAGGCAGCCTGATCCCCGAAAGCGTCGATCTGGCCTTTACCCGCGATTATGGCGAGACGGCGAATGAAAAGGCCAACGAGCTGCTGTTCCATCTGGGGCTGGCCACCATTTCCATCATCGCGCTGGTGTTCTTTGCCATCGGCGGCCGCGAAAGCATCGTCGTCGCCATCGTCATTCCGGTGACGATCCTTTTGACGCTCTTCGCCGCCAATGCGATGGGCTTCACGCTGAACCGGGTCAGTCTCTTCGCGCTGATCTTTTCCATCGGGATTCTGGTCGACGACGCCATCGTGGTGATCGAGAATATCGCCCGGCACTGGGCGATGCCGGGGCCGGGAAGCCGCGTGCGCAAGGCCATCGAGGCGGTGGCCGAGGTCGGCAACCCGACCATCGTCGCCACGCTGACCGTGGTCGCGGCGCTGTTGCCGATGCTGGCGGTGGCGGGGCTGATGGGGCCCTACATGTCGCCCATCCCCGCGGTCGCCTCGGCGGCGATGGTGTTTTCGTTCTTCGTCGCGGTGATCATCACCCCCTGGCTGATGGTGAAGATCGCGGGCCGGGCCGACATGTCGGGCCATGAGGGCGGCGCCCATGCCCATGGCGGCAAATTGGGCGCGCTCTATGCCCGCGTGGCGCGGCCGGTGCTGGCCACGAAACGCGCGTCCTGGGCGTTCTTGCTGGCCACCATCGTGCTGTCCTTCGGCTCGCTCGGTCTGCTTTACACCAAGGATGTCACGGTCAAGCTTCTCCCCTTCGACAACAAGTCGGAGCTGAGCGTGGTGATCGACCTGCCCGAGGGCTCCTCGGTCGAGGCGACGGATGCGGTGGCGCAGCAGGTGGCGGCGGCGGTGACGCGCCTGCCCGAGGTGATCTCGGTGCAGACCCATGCGGGCACGGCCTCGCCCTTCAACTTCAACGGGTTGGTGCGCCATTACTATCTGCGCGGCAGGCCCTGGGAAGGCGATGTGCAGATCAACCTGGCGGGCAAGGACGCGCGCGACCGCACCAGCCACGAAATCGCGCTTCAGGTCCGCCAGATCGTGACCGCCCTGCCGGTGCCCGCGGGGACCGTGCTGAAGACGGTCGAGCCGCCCCCCGGCCCCCCCGTCATCGCGACGCTTCTGGCCGAGGTCTATGGCCCCGATGCCGAAACCCGGCGTGCGGCGGCGGGGCAGATCGAGACGGCCTTCCGCTCCGTCCCCTTCGTCGTCGATGTGGACACGAGCTTTGGCGAACAGGCGCGCAGGCTGCGCGCGACGATCGACCCCGACAATCTCGATTTCTACGCGGTCGAGGAAAGCGATGTCTTTGACACGCTTGGGCTTTTGAACGGCCAGACCACGGTCGGCTATTCGCATCGTGGTGCGGAACGGATGCCCTTGCCGATCGTGATGGAACGGGCCAAGGGCGCGAAGGTGATGGATGCGGCGACGCTCTCCACCCCCATTCCCGCCAATCTTCTGCCCGGGGCGCGCGGGGTGGTCGAACTGGGCGATGTCGTCACGGTGACGCCGGAAACGACCAGTTTCCCGATCTTTCGCCACAACGGCCGCGCCGCTGAGATGGTGACGGCAGAGCTTGCGGGCACGTTCGAGGCACCGCTTTACGGCATGCTGGCGGTGGGCGAGGCGATCGAGGCGATGGACTGGGCCCCGGGCACGAAGCCCGAGATCAGCCTGCATGGCCAGCCCGAGGATGAAAGCCATGTGACGCTGCTTTGGGACGGCGAGTGGGAGGTGACCTGGGTGACCTTCCGCGACATGGGCGGCGCCTTCGGCATCGCGCTTGTGGGCATCTACATTCTGGTGGTGGCGCAGTTCGGCTCGTTCCGGCTGCCGCTGGTGGTGCTGACGCCGGTGCCGCTGACGTTCCTTGGCATCATGCTGGGTCACATGATGTTTTCGGCGCCGTTTTCCGCCACCTCGATGATCGGCTTCATCGCGCTGGCGGGGATCATCGTGCGAAACTCGATCCTGCTGGTCGATTTCATCCGCCACGCGGATCGGACGGGCAAGACCGAGATCGAGATCCTGATCGAGGCGGGGGCGATCCGGTTCAAGCCGATCCTGCTCACCGCGGTGGCGGCGATGATCGGGGCGGCGGTGATCCTGTTCGACCCGATCTTTCAGGGGCTCGCCATTTCGCTTTTGTTCGGGCTGCTCAGCTCGACGCTGCTGACGGTTCTGGTGATCCCGGCGATCTATCGCATCTTCAAGACCTGA
- a CDS encoding ArsR/SmtB family transcription factor: MDTAQDPQDDFDPEMGSDTDERCAALDAEEMATRARAASNLLKALAHEGRLMIMCYLASGEKSVTELETRLSTRQAAVSQQLARLRLEGLVQSRREGKTIYYSLSDPRAARVVQTVYEQFCSGD, translated from the coding sequence ATGGATACTGCCCAAGACCCGCAAGACGATTTCGATCCCGAAATGGGGTCCGACACGGACGAGCGCTGCGCGGCGCTGGACGCCGAGGAAATGGCGACACGGGCGCGGGCGGCCTCGAACCTGCTCAAGGCGCTGGCGCACGAAGGCCGGTTGATGATCATGTGCTATCTCGCCTCGGGCGAGAAATCGGTGACCGAGCTGGAAACCCGGCTGTCCACGCGGCAGGCGGCGGTCAGCCAGCAACTGGCGCGGCTGCGGCTCGAGGGGCTGGTGCAAAGCCGTCGCGAGGGCAAGACGATCTATTATTCGCTCTCCGATCCGCGCGCCGCCCGCGTGGTGCAGACGGTCTACGAGCAGTTCTGCTCGGGCGACTGA
- a CDS encoding magnesium transporter CorA family protein has translation MLHAYKPLPRGLARLGQQSPTEIGADLEQAFWIDLYRPLDSQVVAVAALGVEVPTLADMEEIEISNRLYREEGVDVMTVVLPGHTPSGEHISGPVSFILSSARLVTVRHHAPRSFATYPERAERTTAGCRTPERIFLGLIEEIVARQADLLEAAGKTLDQVSARVLGQARPMELKAALGEVGKQGELLGHIRLALLTLERALSFYDQTLATHPQGGELRPLAKALMRDITALAVHNDYLSSRVSLTVDATLGMINLAQNNTVRILSVVTALFLPPTLIASAYGMNFANMPELSQPWGYPFALALMVASAFLSWAFFKWKDWL, from the coding sequence ATGCTGCACGCCTACAAGCCGCTGCCGCGCGGGCTCGCCCGCCTTGGCCAGCAAAGCCCGACCGAGATCGGCGCCGATCTGGAACAGGCGTTCTGGATCGATCTTTACCGTCCGCTCGACAGCCAGGTGGTGGCGGTGGCGGCGCTGGGCGTCGAGGTGCCGACGCTGGCCGACATGGAAGAGATCGAGATCTCGAACCGGCTTTACCGCGAGGAGGGGGTGGATGTGATGACCGTGGTGCTGCCCGGTCACACGCCCTCGGGCGAGCATATTTCCGGGCCGGTCAGCTTCATCCTGTCGTCCGCGCGGCTGGTGACGGTGCGCCACCACGCGCCGCGCAGCTTTGCCACCTATCCCGAACGGGCCGAGCGCACGACCGCGGGCTGCCGCACGCCCGAGCGGATCTTTCTGGGGCTGATCGAGGAAATCGTCGCGCGGCAGGCCGATCTGCTGGAGGCGGCGGGCAAGACGCTGGATCAGGTGTCGGCGCGGGTGCTGGGCCAGGCGCGGCCGATGGAGCTGAAGGCGGCGCTGGGCGAGGTGGGCAAGCAGGGCGAGCTTCTGGGTCACATCCGGCTGGCGCTTTTGACGCTGGAGCGGGCCTTGTCCTTTTATGATCAGACGCTTGCCACGCATCCGCAGGGGGGCGAGCTGCGCCCTCTCGCCAAGGCGCTGATGCGCGACATCACGGCGCTGGCGGTGCATAACGACTATCTGTCCTCGCGGGTGTCGCTGACCGTCGATGCGACGCTGGGCATGATCAACCTGGCGCAGAACAACACCGTGCGGATCCTGTCGGTGGTGACGGCGCTGTTCCTGCCGCCGACGCTGATCGCCTCGGCCTATGGGATGAACTTCGCCAACATGCCGGAACTGAGCCAGCCCTGGGGCTATCCTTTCGCGCTGGCGCTGATGGTGGCCTCGGCCTTTCTGTCCTGGGCCTTCTTCAAATGGAAGGACTGGCTTTAG
- a CDS encoding retropepsin-like aspartic protease family protein → MDPDIPRVIYYLLLLLAIGGYLVAALRRRPGQALQQLMIWALIFLGVVAVAGIWPDVRAAILPAQTVTQSGRIELPLRADGHYYLQAQVNGATIDFVIDTGASQIVLSRADAERAGIDTGALAYIGRAFTANGEVATAPVRLDSLSVGPFTDRDVAAVVNRGVMEGSLLGMSYLTRFGKVQFDDRRMILER, encoded by the coding sequence ATGGACCCCGATATCCCGCGTGTGATCTATTATCTTCTGCTGCTTCTGGCGATCGGCGGCTATCTGGTCGCGGCGCTGCGCCGCCGCCCCGGACAGGCGCTGCAACAGCTGATGATCTGGGCGCTGATCTTTCTGGGCGTGGTCGCCGTGGCGGGGATCTGGCCCGATGTCCGCGCCGCGATCCTGCCCGCGCAGACGGTGACGCAATCGGGCCGGATCGAGCTGCCGCTGCGCGCGGACGGGCATTATTACCTGCAGGCGCAAGTGAACGGCGCCACGATCGATTTCGTCATCGACACCGGCGCCTCGCAGATCGTGCTCAGCCGCGCGGATGCGGAGCGGGCGGGCATCGACACCGGCGCGCTCGCCTATATCGGCCGCGCCTTCACCGCGAATGGCGAGGTGGCCACGGCGCCGGTGCGGCTCGACAGTCTCAGCGTCGGCCCCTTCACCGACCGCGACGTGGCGGCGGTGGTCAATCGCGGCGTCATGGAGGGCTCGCTTCTGGGCATGAGCTACCTGACCCGCTTCGGCAAGGTGCAGTTCGACGACCGCCGGATGATCCTCGAACGCTAG
- a CDS encoding MarC family protein produces the protein MNTPEFVTAFVTLFVVVDPIGLVPLFLALTQGMSAGMRRTVGIRALVIAAILLTAFGLFGDALLRGIGISMPAFRIAGGVLLFLTALDMLFERRTQRREGQSAEPHAPDPSVFPLATPLLAGPGAMATMILLAGSGTGGLHLAAVMAVMALVLACVFVLFLLATPLERALGRTGTMVVTRLLGMLLAALAVQFILDGLRGAGIIAASFGG, from the coding sequence ATGAACACGCCTGAATTCGTCACCGCCTTCGTCACCCTTTTCGTCGTGGTCGATCCGATCGGCCTCGTGCCGCTTTTCCTTGCGCTGACGCAGGGGATGAGCGCCGGCATGCGCCGCACCGTGGGCATCCGCGCGCTGGTCATTGCCGCGATCCTGCTGACCGCCTTCGGGCTTTTCGGCGATGCACTGCTGCGCGGCATCGGCATTTCGATGCCCGCCTTTCGCATCGCGGGCGGGGTGCTTCTGTTCCTGACCGCGCTGGACATGCTGTTCGAGCGCCGCACCCAGCGCCGCGAGGGGCAATCGGCCGAGCCGCATGCCCCCGATCCTTCGGTCTTTCCGCTGGCCACGCCGCTGCTGGCGGGGCCCGGGGCGATGGCGACGATGATCCTTCTGGCGGGATCTGGCACGGGCGGGCTGCATCTGGCGGCGGTGATGGCAGTGATGGCGCTGGTGCTGGCCTGCGTCTTCGTGCTGTTCCTGCTCGCCACGCCGCTCGAGCGCGCGCTGGGGCGGACCGGAACGATGGTGGTGACGCGGCTTCTGGGGATGCTGCTCGCCGCGCTGGCGGTGCAGTTCATCCTCGACGGGCTGCGCGGGGCGGGGATCATCGCCGCTTCGTTCGGGGGGTGA
- a CDS encoding helix-turn-helix transcriptional regulator yields the protein MTRNERFEQILMLLRDGELLRARDVAARLGVSERTIWRDMAKLVDYGVPIEGERGVGYILRRPVALPPLVLTQDEMAALHHLLRLAGAHADTRIAAGARTLAAKIRAVMPPDPEEDTPL from the coding sequence ATGACACGCAACGAAAGGTTCGAACAAATCCTGATGCTCCTGCGCGACGGCGAGTTGCTCCGGGCGCGCGACGTGGCGGCGCGACTCGGGGTGTCGGAGCGCACGATCTGGCGCGACATGGCCAAGCTTGTCGATTACGGCGTGCCGATCGAGGGCGAACGCGGCGTGGGCTACATCCTGCGCCGCCCGGTGGCGCTGCCGCCGCTGGTGCTGACGCAAGACGAGATGGCGGCGCTGCACCATCTGTTGCGGCTGGCGGGGGCGCATGCCGACACGCGCATCGCGGCGGGGGCGCGCACGCTCGCCGCGAAGATCCGCGCCGTGATGCCCCCCGACCCCGAGGAGGACACCCCGCTCTGA
- the tatA gene encoding twin-arginine translocase TatA/TatE family subunit: protein MQMGPWQLLLIAVVVLVLFGRGKVSSLMGEVGKGITAFKKGVSEGTKEIEEAAAEPKATETTPDKDKV from the coding sequence ATGCAAATGGGTCCCTGGCAGCTGCTCTTGATCGCCGTCGTCGTTCTGGTGCTGTTCGGTCGCGGCAAGGTCTCTTCGCTGATGGGCGAAGTGGGCAAGGGCATCACCGCCTTCAAGAAAGGCGTGAGCGAAGGCACCAAGGAGATCGAGGAGGCCGCCGCCGAGCCGAAAGCCACCGAGACGACCCCCGACAAGGACAAGGTCTGA
- the tatB gene encoding Sec-independent protein translocase protein TatB, with the protein MFDIGWSELLLIGIVALIVVGPQDLPRMFQALGRLTAKAKRLGREFTAAMEEAARDTGVKEAADSLSDLKSMTTKKGLGIDALERATERFEKWDPNLPKQAATAGATAALTPDPELAADLDAADLDAAELAPEPEVEPEMRAKPAVKRAEGPGGSA; encoded by the coding sequence ATGTTCGACATCGGCTGGAGCGAGCTTCTGCTCATCGGCATCGTCGCCCTCATCGTGGTGGGTCCGCAGGACCTGCCGCGGATGTTTCAGGCGCTGGGGCGGCTGACGGCCAAGGCCAAGCGTCTGGGCCGGGAATTCACCGCCGCGATGGAAGAGGCGGCGCGGGACACCGGCGTCAAGGAGGCGGCGGACAGTCTGAGCGACCTGAAATCGATGACCACCAAGAAGGGTCTGGGCATCGACGCGCTGGAACGCGCCACCGAGCGGTTCGAGAAATGGGATCCGAATCTGCCCAAGCAGGCGGCGACGGCGGGGGCGACGGCGGCGCTGACGCCCGACCCGGAGCTTGCGGCCGATCTTGACGCGGCCGATCTGGACGCGGCCGAGCTGGCGCCCGAGCCGGAGGTGGAGCCTGAGATGCGGGCGAAACCCGCGGTGAAACGTGCCGAAGGGCCGGGAGGGTCCGCATGA
- the tatC gene encoding twin-arginine translocase subunit TatC codes for MTADHIDETAAPLIEHLAELRTRILYALSAYVVAVVLCYIIWHPVFTFLTHPICEALAARGQACQLSLIKLQEGFFVAINIAMLGGFALAFPMIGFQLWRFVAPGLYRNEKRAFLPFLIASPVMFFVGAAFCYYIILPMAFSFFLGFQMGDVVAGADASDPANQMAVIGFTGSMEEYLKLTTKFVMAFGICFQMPVALTLLGKAGLVSAQALASVRKYAVVAMLTVSAIVTPPDVMSQVIMFAVIYPLYEGSIFLVRRIEKKREAQMRAEGTWIDDDEDDEA; via the coding sequence ATGACGGCCGATCATATCGACGAGACCGCAGCGCCGCTGATCGAGCATCTGGCAGAGCTGCGCACGCGCATTCTATATGCGCTTTCCGCCTATGTGGTGGCGGTGGTGCTGTGCTACATCATCTGGCATCCGGTCTTCACCTTCCTGACGCATCCGATCTGCGAGGCGCTTGCCGCGCGCGGGCAGGCCTGTCAGCTCTCGCTGATCAAGCTGCAGGAGGGTTTCTTCGTCGCGATCAACATCGCGATGCTGGGCGGCTTCGCGCTGGCCTTCCCGATGATCGGCTTCCAGCTTTGGCGCTTTGTCGCGCCCGGGCTTTACCGTAATGAAAAGCGGGCCTTCCTGCCCTTCCTGATCGCCTCGCCGGTGATGTTCTTCGTGGGCGCGGCCTTTTGCTATTACATCATCCTGCCGATGGCCTTCAGCTTCTTTCTGGGCTTCCAGATGGGCGATGTGGTGGCGGGGGCCGATGCGAGCGATCCAGCCAACCAGATGGCGGTGATCGGCTTCACCGGCTCGATGGAGGAATATCTGAAGCTGACGACGAAATTCGTCATGGCCTTCGGGATCTGCTTCCAGATGCCGGTGGCGCTGACGCTTCTGGGCAAGGCGGGGCTGGTCTCGGCCCAGGCGCTGGCCTCGGTGCGCAAATACGCGGTCGTCGCCATGCTGACGGTCTCGGCGATCGTGACGCCGCCCGACGTGATGTCGCAGGTGATCATGTTCGCGGTGATCTATCCGCTTTACGAGGGCTCGATCTTCCTTGTCCGGCGGATCGAGAAGAAGCGCGAGGCGCAGATGCGCGCCGAGGGCACCTGGATCGACGACGACGAGGACGACGAAGCATGA
- a CDS encoding ATP-binding protein — MTDPLTRIAEALERLAPAPAPAPEFSGADAFLWHSAPDRLEPVAEVSRIDLGLLRDIDRARDTLLANTLQFARGAAANNALLWGARGMGKSSLVKAVHAEVLRRGLGLKLVELSREDLPSVGRLLGLLRAAPAQRFVLFCDDLSFSHDDQHYKSLKAVLDGGIAGRPANVIFYATSNRRHLMPRDMIENERSTAINPSEAVEEKVSLSDRFGLWLGFHPCDQDAYFAMIEGYVAAYGLNVDPEGLRAEAVEWYRTRGSRSGRVAWQFFTDLAGRHGLAL, encoded by the coding sequence ATGACCGATCCCCTGACGCGGATTGCCGAGGCGCTGGAGCGCCTTGCGCCTGCGCCCGCGCCCGCCCCCGAGTTTTCGGGGGCGGATGCGTTTTTGTGGCACTCTGCCCCCGACCGGCTGGAGCCGGTGGCCGAGGTGTCGCGCATCGATCTGGGCCTTTTGCGCGACATCGACCGGGCGCGGGACACGCTTTTGGCCAATACGCTGCAATTCGCCCGCGGCGCGGCGGCGAACAATGCGCTGTTGTGGGGCGCGCGCGGGATGGGGAAATCCTCGCTCGTCAAGGCCGTGCATGCCGAGGTGCTGCGCCGGGGGCTGGGGCTGAAACTGGTCGAACTCTCGCGCGAGGATCTGCCCTCGGTCGGGCGGCTGCTGGGCCTGCTGCGCGCCGCGCCCGCACAGCGCTTCGTGCTCTTTTGCGACGATCTGAGCTTCAGCCATGACGATCAGCATTACAAGTCGCTGAAAGCGGTGCTCGATGGCGGCATCGCGGGGCGGCCCGCGAATGTGATCTTTTACGCCACCTCGAACCGGCGCCATCTGATGCCGCGCGACATGATCGAGAACGAACGCTCGACCGCGATCAACCCCTCCGAGGCGGTCGAGGAAAAGGTCTCGCTCTCGGATCGATTCGGGCTCTGGCTGGGGTTCCATCCCTGCGATCAGGACGCCTATTTCGCGATGATCGAGGGCTATGTGGCGGCCTATGGGCTGAACGTCGACCCCGAGGGGCTGCGCGCCGAGGCGGTGGAATGGTATCGCACCCGCGGCTCGCGCTCGGGCCGGGTGGCCTGGCAGTTCTTCACCGATCTGGCAGGGCGGCACGGGCTGGCGCTGTGA